Proteins encoded within one genomic window of Kibdelosporangium phytohabitans:
- the purL gene encoding phosphoribosylformylglycinamidine synthase subunit PurL, protein MTIDTVKHAEDTPETAQPYRELGLKDDEYQRIREILGRRPTDAELAMYSVMWSEHCSYKSSKVHLSYFGKTTTEQMRSKMLAGIGENAGVVDIGDGWAVTFKVESHNHPSYVEPYQGAATGVGGIVRDIMAMGARPLAVMDSLRFGPADAPDTRRVLPGVVAGVGGYGNCLGLPNIGGEVVFDSTYLGNPLVNALCVGAMRVEDLHLAHASGTGNKIILFGARTGLDGIGGVSVLASDTFSGDETTAGRKKLPSVQVGDPFTEKVLIECCLELFREGIVVGIQDLGGAGLSCATSELASAGDGGMHVNLDRVPLRAKGMTPAEILSSESQERMCAVVKPSDVDAFMQVCAKWDVTATEIGEVTETGRLVITWHDEVVVDVPPRTVAHEGPVYNRPVARPAEQDSLQQPIELPRPSTSDLHDLVLRMAGSHNLSSRSWVTDQYDRYVRGGTVLSQPSDSGMIRIDEESGRGVALSVDCNGRYCKLDPYTGAQLALAEAYRNVAVSGATPVAVTNCLNFGSPEDPGVMWQFEQAVRGLADGCVELGIPVTGGNVSFYNQTGATAILPTPVVGVLGVIDDVRRRIPTGIGAEAGETLLLLGNTADEFGGSEWAHVVHGSLSGLPPRVDLAHEMLLADILRAGSRDGMVSAAHDLAEGGLAQAIVEACLIGQTGARIFLDGDQDPFVQLFSESAGRVIVAVPRTEELRFTDMLTARSMPWRKLGVVDPDAKALEIQDVATFTLEELSTAWQGTLPALFH, encoded by the coding sequence ATGACGATCGACACTGTCAAGCACGCGGAAGACACTCCGGAGACCGCCCAGCCGTACCGCGAGCTGGGCCTCAAGGACGACGAGTACCAGCGGATCCGGGAGATCCTCGGCCGCAGGCCGACCGACGCCGAGCTGGCGATGTACTCGGTGATGTGGAGCGAGCACTGCTCCTACAAGTCCTCCAAGGTGCACCTGTCCTACTTCGGCAAGACCACCACCGAGCAGATGCGCTCGAAGATGCTCGCGGGCATCGGCGAGAACGCCGGTGTGGTGGACATCGGCGACGGCTGGGCGGTCACCTTCAAGGTGGAGAGCCACAACCACCCGTCCTATGTGGAGCCCTACCAGGGCGCCGCGACCGGTGTCGGCGGGATCGTGCGCGACATCATGGCGATGGGCGCGCGGCCGTTGGCCGTGATGGACTCGCTGCGGTTCGGCCCGGCTGACGCCCCCGACACCCGCCGGGTGCTGCCGGGCGTGGTGGCCGGTGTCGGCGGTTACGGCAACTGCCTCGGTCTGCCCAACATCGGCGGCGAGGTCGTGTTCGACTCGACGTACCTGGGCAACCCGCTGGTCAACGCGTTGTGCGTGGGTGCGATGCGGGTCGAGGACCTGCACCTGGCGCACGCGTCCGGCACCGGCAACAAGATCATCCTGTTCGGCGCGCGGACCGGGCTGGACGGCATCGGCGGTGTGTCGGTGCTGGCGTCCGACACGTTCTCCGGTGACGAGACCACGGCCGGGCGCAAGAAGCTCCCCTCGGTGCAGGTCGGCGACCCGTTCACGGAGAAGGTGCTGATCGAGTGCTGCCTCGAGCTGTTCCGCGAGGGCATCGTGGTCGGCATCCAGGACCTCGGCGGCGCCGGCCTGTCGTGCGCGACATCCGAGCTGGCCAGCGCCGGGGACGGCGGCATGCATGTGAACCTCGACCGGGTTCCGTTGCGCGCCAAGGGGATGACCCCGGCCGAGATCCTGTCGAGCGAGTCGCAGGAACGGATGTGCGCGGTCGTCAAACCGTCCGATGTGGACGCTTTCATGCAGGTGTGCGCCAAGTGGGACGTGACCGCGACCGAGATCGGCGAGGTGACCGAGACCGGTCGTCTCGTCATCACGTGGCACGACGAGGTCGTGGTGGACGTCCCGCCGCGGACGGTCGCGCACGAGGGCCCGGTGTACAACCGCCCGGTGGCACGCCCGGCCGAGCAGGATTCGCTGCAGCAGCCGATCGAACTGCCCCGTCCGTCCACTTCGGACCTGCATGATCTGGTGCTGCGGATGGCGGGGTCGCACAACCTCTCGTCCCGCAGCTGGGTCACCGACCAGTACGACCGGTACGTGCGCGGCGGCACCGTGCTGTCGCAGCCGTCGGACTCGGGCATGATCCGGATCGACGAGGAAAGTGGCCGCGGTGTCGCGCTTTCCGTCGACTGCAACGGCCGCTACTGCAAGCTGGACCCGTACACCGGTGCCCAGCTCGCGCTGGCCGAGGCGTACCGGAACGTGGCCGTCAGCGGCGCGACCCCGGTGGCCGTGACGAACTGCCTCAACTTCGGCTCACCGGAGGACCCGGGCGTGATGTGGCAGTTCGAGCAGGCCGTGCGCGGCCTCGCGGACGGCTGCGTCGAGCTGGGCATCCCGGTGACCGGCGGGAACGTCAGCTTCTACAACCAGACCGGCGCCACGGCGATCCTGCCGACGCCGGTGGTCGGCGTGCTCGGCGTGATCGACGACGTGCGCAGGCGCATCCCGACGGGCATCGGCGCCGAAGCGGGCGAAACGTTGCTGCTGCTGGGAAACACCGCGGACGAGTTCGGCGGTTCGGAGTGGGCGCACGTGGTGCACGGGTCGCTGAGCGGCCTGCCGCCGCGCGTGGACCTGGCGCACGAGATGCTCCTGGCGGACATCCTGCGGGCCGGTTCCCGTGACGGGATGGTCTCCGCCGCCCACGACCTGGCCGAAGGTGGCCTGGCGCAGGCGATCGTGGAAGCGTGCCTGATCGGCCAGACCGGCGCCCGGATCTTCCTCGACGGCGACCAGGACCCGTTCGTGCAGCTGTTCTCCGAGTCGGCCGGCCGCGTGATCGTGGCCGTGCCGCGGACCGAGGAGCTGCGGTTCACCGACATGCTCACGGCCCGCTCGATGCCGTGGCGCAAGCTCGGCGTGGTGGACCCGGACGCGAAGGCACTGGAGATCCAGGACGTCGCCACGTTCACGCTGGAAGAGCTGAGCACCGCCTGGCAGGGCACCCTCCCAGCCCTGTTCCACTGA
- the purQ gene encoding phosphoribosylformylglycinamidine synthase subunit PurQ — protein sequence MTAKIGVITFPGTLDDQDAGRAAKYAGAEAVPLWHADADLRGVDAVIVPGGFSYGDYLRCGAIARFAPVMGPVIEAAAKGMPILGICNGFQILCEAGLLPGALVRNHELHFVCRDQWLKVENTSTAWSSRYDKGAEILIPLKSGEGGYVAERDTLAALEGEGRVVFRYVGGNPNGSLNDIAGITDARGRVVGLMPHPEHAIDALTGPSDDGLGMFFSAIDALVKA from the coding sequence ATGACGGCCAAGATCGGAGTCATCACCTTCCCTGGGACGCTCGACGACCAGGACGCCGGCCGTGCGGCGAAGTACGCCGGTGCCGAGGCCGTGCCGCTCTGGCACGCCGACGCCGACCTGCGCGGGGTCGACGCGGTGATCGTGCCCGGCGGCTTCTCCTACGGCGACTACCTGCGCTGCGGCGCGATCGCCCGGTTCGCCCCGGTGATGGGCCCGGTGATCGAAGCCGCCGCGAAGGGCATGCCGATCCTGGGGATCTGCAACGGTTTCCAGATCCTGTGCGAGGCCGGTCTGCTGCCCGGCGCCCTCGTGCGCAACCACGAGCTGCACTTCGTCTGCCGGGACCAGTGGCTGAAGGTGGAGAACACCTCGACCGCGTGGAGCAGCCGGTACGACAAGGGAGCGGAGATCCTGATCCCCCTGAAGTCCGGCGAGGGTGGCTACGTCGCCGAGCGCGACACCCTGGCCGCGCTGGAAGGCGAGGGCAGGGTGGTGTTCCGGTACGTCGGCGGCAACCCGAACGGGTCGCTCAACGACATCGCGGGCATCACCGACGCGCGTGGCCGGGTGGTCGGCCTGATGCCGCACCCCGAGCACGCCATCGACGCGCTGACCGGGCCGTCCGACGACGGGCTGGGCATGTTCTTTTCCGCCATCGACGCACTGGTGAAGGCATGA
- a CDS encoding MFS transporter yields the protein MSYVRWSAAAQLLRLPGNMAPLAFALLATEMTGSYRLGGVMMAVFIGAEIASARLAGRLLDRIGVARGLRVLLVVSALGLCGLAAVSSSPVLTVVFVVLTGFAAGGMSGGIRALLPKSVSASFLERAVAIDAVVVELVVVSGPLVVALLTPLGGSAPVFGMAVAYLLAVLFVPVVPAVPRPEGIRPPMGSIMVWLLSSFGFGFLISTVEVSSLPIAQRLGGGAGTAVVIMAVIIGASMAGAGVYAWLGPRLHADRRTRATVFLTVMAVGGVLVAFSSSWPLLIAGLVTVGVCVGPLNTSISMHLQLTLPEDRKAEGFSLSFTAQSGGFALGSLSVSALPVTGAVLTGAGVALTAALAVFTARRQGGYRRVTSAVANQEASS from the coding sequence GTGAGTTACGTGCGTTGGTCCGCCGCTGCCCAGCTCCTGCGGTTACCCGGCAACATGGCGCCGCTCGCGTTCGCCCTGCTGGCGACCGAGATGACCGGTTCGTACCGGCTGGGTGGCGTGATGATGGCGGTGTTCATCGGCGCCGAGATCGCATCCGCCAGGCTGGCCGGCCGTCTGCTCGACCGCATCGGTGTGGCTCGTGGGCTGCGGGTCCTGCTCGTGGTCTCGGCACTGGGCTTGTGCGGCTTGGCCGCGGTGAGTTCGTCGCCGGTGCTGACGGTCGTCTTCGTCGTGCTGACCGGGTTCGCGGCAGGCGGGATGTCCGGCGGGATCCGCGCACTGCTGCCGAAATCCGTCAGCGCGAGCTTCCTCGAACGCGCGGTCGCGATCGACGCCGTGGTGGTCGAACTCGTCGTGGTCAGCGGACCGTTGGTGGTCGCCCTGCTCACGCCGCTCGGTGGCAGCGCACCCGTGTTCGGTATGGCTGTGGCGTACCTGCTCGCGGTGCTGTTCGTGCCGGTGGTGCCGGCTGTGCCGCGTCCCGAGGGGATCCGCCCGCCGATGGGTTCGATCATGGTGTGGCTGCTCAGTTCGTTCGGCTTCGGGTTCCTGATCAGCACGGTGGAGGTGTCGTCGCTGCCGATCGCGCAACGGCTGGGCGGCGGCGCCGGGACGGCCGTGGTGATCATGGCTGTGATCATCGGCGCGAGCATGGCGGGCGCCGGTGTGTACGCCTGGCTGGGTCCGCGTCTGCACGCCGACCGGCGGACCAGAGCGACCGTGTTCCTCACCGTCATGGCTGTCGGCGGGGTGCTTGTCGCGTTCAGTTCGTCCTGGCCGCTGCTGATCGCCGGACTGGTGACCGTCGGTGTCTGCGTCGGGCCGCTGAACACGTCGATCTCGATGCACCTCCAGCTGACTCTGCCCGAGGACCGCAAGGCCGAGGGCTTCAGCCTGAGTTTCACCGCGCAGTCGGGCGGGTTCGCGCTCGGGTCACTGTCCGTGTCGGCGTTGCCGGTGACCGGTGCCGTGCTGACAGGCGCAGGCGTGGCGCTGACGGCTGCGTTGGCGGTGTTCACAGCCCGTCGCCAAGGCGGCTACCGTCGAGTAACCTCGGCGGTAGCCAACCAGGAGGCGTCCTCATGA
- a CDS encoding aldehyde dehydrogenase family protein, producing the protein MTTVEHKVETFDSLNPATDEIVGTYPVHTEQDVADAVARARNASAWWQSLGFAGRAERLQRWKGIITRRGPQLAEVIHQETGKPHADAMLEVILAVDHTAWVAKNARKVLGPKRRASGLLMANQAATVEYQPLGVIGVIGPWNYPTFTPMGSIVYALAAGNSVVFKPSEYTPGVGKWLVDSFAEAVPEHPVFQLITGFGATGAALCRAGVDKIAFTGSAPTGRKIMAACAETLTPVLIEAGGKDALLVDEDADVDAAADAAVWGGMSNAGQTCVGVERVYVHEKVYDAFVAATVEKARDVRAGGDADAKIGPITMPAQLDIIRKHITDAIARGGKALIGGVDAVGDRFVQPTILVDVPEDSVAVRDETFGPTLTIAKVKDMDEALVKANDSRYGLGATVFAKRRGMELARRLRSGMTAVNSVISFAGIPSLPFGGVGDSGFGRIHGEDGLKEFTRAKAIARQRFRAPINLTTFARTEKTDATVAKLITLLHGKRK; encoded by the coding sequence ATGACCACCGTCGAGCACAAAGTCGAGACGTTCGACTCGCTGAACCCGGCCACCGACGAGATCGTCGGGACGTACCCCGTGCACACCGAGCAGGACGTGGCCGACGCTGTCGCCAGGGCGCGCAACGCGTCCGCGTGGTGGCAGTCGCTCGGGTTCGCCGGGCGCGCGGAACGCCTGCAGCGCTGGAAGGGCATCATCACCCGGCGCGGCCCGCAGTTGGCCGAGGTGATCCACCAGGAGACCGGCAAGCCGCACGCGGACGCGATGCTCGAGGTCATCCTGGCTGTCGACCACACCGCCTGGGTCGCCAAGAACGCCCGCAAGGTGCTCGGCCCCAAACGCCGCGCCTCCGGACTGCTGATGGCCAACCAGGCCGCGACGGTCGAGTACCAGCCGCTCGGCGTGATCGGCGTGATCGGCCCGTGGAACTACCCGACCTTCACCCCGATGGGCTCGATCGTCTACGCGCTGGCGGCGGGCAACTCGGTGGTCTTCAAGCCGAGCGAGTACACCCCGGGCGTGGGCAAGTGGCTGGTGGACAGCTTCGCCGAGGCGGTGCCTGAGCACCCGGTGTTCCAGCTGATCACCGGATTCGGCGCGACCGGCGCGGCGCTCTGCCGCGCGGGCGTCGACAAGATCGCCTTCACCGGCTCGGCCCCGACCGGCCGCAAGATCATGGCGGCCTGCGCGGAAACCCTGACCCCGGTGCTGATCGAGGCAGGCGGCAAGGACGCGCTGCTCGTGGACGAGGACGCCGACGTCGACGCGGCGGCGGACGCGGCGGTCTGGGGCGGGATGTCCAACGCGGGCCAGACCTGCGTCGGAGTCGAACGCGTCTACGTGCACGAGAAGGTCTACGACGCCTTCGTCGCCGCGACGGTCGAGAAGGCAAGGGACGTGCGCGCGGGTGGCGACGCCGACGCCAAGATCGGCCCGATCACGATGCCCGCCCAGCTCGACATCATCCGCAAGCACATCACGGACGCGATCGCCCGGGGCGGGAAAGCCCTCATCGGCGGGGTGGACGCGGTCGGCGACCGGTTCGTGCAGCCGACGATCCTGGTGGACGTGCCGGAGGACTCGGTGGCGGTGCGCGACGAGACCTTCGGCCCGACGCTGACCATCGCGAAGGTGAAGGACATGGACGAGGCGCTGGTGAAGGCCAACGACTCCCGCTACGGCCTCGGCGCGACGGTGTTCGCCAAACGCCGCGGCATGGAACTGGCGCGGCGCCTGCGTTCGGGCATGACCGCGGTGAACTCGGTGATCAGCTTCGCCGGAATCCCGTCGCTGCCGTTCGGCGGAGTGGGCGACTCGGGCTTCGGCCGCATCCACGGCGAGGACGGCCTGAAGGAGTTCACCCGCGCGAAAGCCATCGCCCGCCAGCGCTTCCGCGCCCCGATCAACCTGACCACCTTCGCCCGCACCGAGAAGACCGACGCGACCGTGGCCAAGCTGATCACCCTGCTGCACGGCAAACGCAAGTAA